The following coding sequences lie in one Arabidopsis thaliana chromosome 3, partial sequence genomic window:
- the S6K2 gene encoding serine/threonine protein kinase 2 (Arabidopsis thaliana protein kinase 19 (ATPK19); CONTAINS InterPro DOMAIN/s: Protein kinase, ATP binding site (InterPro:IPR017441), Serine/threonine-protein kinase domain (InterPro:IPR002290), Serine/threonine-protein kinase-like domain (InterPro:IPR017442), AGC-kinase, C-terminal (InterPro:IPR000961), Protein kinase-like domain (InterPro:IPR011009), Protein kinase, C-terminal (InterPro:IPR017892), Serine/threonine-protein kinase, active site (InterPro:IPR008271), Protein kinase, catalytic domain (InterPro:IPR000719), Tyrosine-protein kinase, catalytic domain (InterPro:IPR020635); BEST Arabidopsis thaliana protein match is: protein-serine kinase 1 (TAIR:AT3G08730.1); Has 133901 Blast hits to 131707 proteins in 4554 species: Archae - 204; Bacteria - 15943; Metazoa - 48718; Fungi - 13429; Plants - 32816; Viruses - 561; Other Eukaryotes - 22230 (source: NCBI BLink).), with protein sequence MVSSQCSVANKNQTGKPFQKHLSLSISPPKSVLGDNLELQFSDVFGPMPEANSEEACDVAYDEPAVVYSRSHSLVGPSLVVSHSLKMNKLTLRETEDSVDLVECVEGESIKENDEFSGNDDTDSEKSPEEVSGVVGIEDFEVLKVVGQGAFGKVYQVRKKDTSEIYAMKVMRKDKIVEKNHAEYMKAERDILTKIDHPFIVQLKYSFQTKYRLYLVLDFINGGHLFFQLYHQGLFREDLARVYTAEIVSAVSHLHEKGIMHRDLKPENILMDVDGHVMLTDFGLAKEFEENTRSNSMCGTTEYMAPEIVRGKGHDKAADWWSVGILLYEMLTGKPPFLGSKGKIQQKIVKDKIKLPQFLSNEAHALLKGLLQKEPERRLGSGPSGAEEIKKHKWFKAINWKKLEAREVQPSFKPAVSGRQCIANFDKCWTDMSVLDSPASSPNSDAKANPFTNFTYVRPPHSFLHRTTSNL encoded by the exons ATGGTTTCTTCTCAGTGTTCTgttgcaaacaaaaaccagaCTGGGAAGCCGTTTCAGAAACATCTATCTTTATCCATCAGCCCTCCAAAATCTGTCTTGGGTGATAACCTTGAGCTTCAATTCTCTGATGTCTTTGGACCAATGCCTGAAGCTAACTCTGAAGAGGCCTGTGATGTTGCTTACGACGAGCCTGCTGTTGTCTACAGTCGATCCCACTCATTGGTTGGCCCGTCTTTGGTTGTTAGCCATTCTTTGAAGATGAACAAGCTCACTTTACGAGAAACTGAGGACTCAGTTGACTTGGTGGAGTGTGTTGAAGGTGAATCGATAAAAGAGAACGATGAATTCTCTGGTAATGATGACACTGACAGTGAGAAATCTCCAGAGGAGGTCTCAGGTGTAGTAGGCATTGAGGACTTTGAGGTATTGAAGGTTGTGGGACAAGGTGCATTTGGAAAAGTGTACCAGGTGAGGAAAAAAGACACGTCTGAGATATACGCGATGAAGGTCAtgagaaaagataaaattgtTGAGAAGAATCATGCTGAATACATGAAAGCCGAGCGCGATATTCTAACCAAAATCGATCATCCTTTCATTGTGCAACTTAAATACTCTTTTCAG ACCAAATACAGATTGTATCTTGTTCTTGACTTTATAAACGGAGGTCATCTTTTCTTCCAGCTCTATCACCAAGGGCTTTTCAG GGAGGACTTGGCTCGTGTGTACACTGCAGAAATCGTCTCTGCAGTTTCCCATCTCCATGAGAAAGGCATAATGCATAGAGATCTTAAACCTGAAAACATACTCATGGACGTAGATGGCCATGTGATGTTAactgattttggtttagcaaaagaatttgaagaaaacacAAGATCAAACTCCATGTGTGGGACTACGGAGTATATGGCCCCTGAGATTGTTCGTGGAAAAGGACATGATAAGGCTGCCGACTGGTGGAGTGTAGGAATCCTTCTGTATGAGATGCTCACTGGAAAG CCGCCGTTTCTCGGGAGCAAAGGAAAGATACAGCAGAAAATCGTTAAGGACAAGATCAAGCTTCCACAGTTTCTGTCTAATGAAGCTCATGCCTTGCTGAAAGGG CTGCTGCAAAAAGAGCCAGAAAGGAGACTGGGAAGTGGACCGAGCGGAGCAGAggagataaaaaaacacaaatggtTCAAGGCGATAAACTGGAAGAAGCTGGAGGCTAGAGAAGTACAACCAAGTTTCAAGCCGGCGGTTTCGGGAAGACAATGCATAGCTAATTTTGACAAGTGTTGGACTGACATGTCTGTTTTGGATTCTCCAGCAAGTAGTCCCAACTCTGATGCTAAGGCGAACCCTTTTACAAACTTCACATACGTCAGGCCTCCTCATTCATTCCTTCATCGGACCACATCCAACTTGTAG
- the PK1 gene encoding protein-serine kinase 1 (protein-serine kinase 1 (PK1); CONTAINS InterPro DOMAIN/s: Protein kinase, ATP binding site (InterPro:IPR017441), Serine/threonine-protein kinase domain (InterPro:IPR002290), Serine/threonine-protein kinase-like domain (InterPro:IPR017442), Protein kinase, C-terminal (InterPro:IPR017892), Protein kinase-like domain (InterPro:IPR011009), Serine/threonine-protein kinase, active site (InterPro:IPR008271), AGC-kinase, C-terminal (InterPro:IPR000961), Protein kinase, catalytic domain (InterPro:IPR000719); BEST Arabidopsis thaliana protein match is: serine/threonine protein kinase 2 (TAIR:AT3G08720.2); Has 134224 Blast hits to 132007 proteins in 4588 species: Archae - 200; Bacteria - 15979; Metazoa - 48799; Fungi - 13454; Plants - 32927; Viruses - 586; Other Eukaryotes - 22279 (source: NCBI BLink).), which translates to MVSSQRPVPNKIQKQQYLSISPSNSVLKDDVELEFSDVFGPLPEEANDIAYDEPAVVYSRSHSLVGPCSLDSHSLKLTKLTLLETEDSIDLVECLEGESLKENDDFSGNDDSDNEKALEGDLVKVSGVVGIDDFEVMKVVGKGAFGKVYQVRKKETSEIYAMKVMRKDHIMEKNHAEYMKAERDILTKIDHPFIVQLKYSFQTKYRLYLVLDFINGGHLFFQLYHQGLFREDLARVYTAEIVSAVSHLHEKGIMHRDLKPENILMDTDGHVMLTDFGLAKEFEENTRSNSMCGTTEYMAPEIVRGKGHDKAADWWSVGILLYEMLTGKPPFLGSKGKIQQKIVKDKIKLPQFLSNEAHAILKGLLQKEPERRLGSGLSGAEEIKQHKWFKGINWKKLEAREVMPSFKPEVSGRQCIANFDKCWTDMSVLDSPASSPSSDPKANPFTNFTYVRPPPSFLHQSTTTL; encoded by the exons ATGGTTTCCTCTCAGCGTCCTGTCCCCAACAAAATCCAGAAACAGCAATATCTATCCATCAGCCCTTCAAATTCTGTCTTGAAAGATGATGTTGAACTTGAGTTCTCTGATGTGTTTGGTCCACTCCCCGAAGAGGCCAATGATATTGCTTACGACGAGCCTGCTGTTGTCTACAGTCGATCCCACTCCTTGGTTGGCCCGTGTTCGCTCGATAGTCATTCTTTGAAGCTGACCAAGCTCACCTTACTAGAGACTGAGGACTCAATTGACTTGGTGGAGTGTCTCGAAGGTgaatctttaaaagaaaatgatgatttcTCTGGTAATGACGACAGTGACAATGAGAAAGCTTTAGAGGGAGATCTGGTGAAAGTCTCAGGTGTAGTAGGCATAGATGATTTTGAGGTTATGAAGGTTGTTGGGAAAGGTGCGTTTGGGAAAGTCTACCAGGTGAGGAAAAAGGAGACCTCTGAGATATACGCTATGAAAGTCATGAGGAAAGATCACATTATGGAGAAGAACCATGCTGAATACATGAAAGCTGAGCGCgatattcttacaaaaattgatCACCCATTCATTGTTCAACTTAAATACTCTTTTCAG ACCAAGTACAGGCTGTATCTTGTGCTCGACTTTATAAACGGAGGTCATCTTTTCTTCCAACTCTATCACCAAGGGCTTTTCAG AGAGGACTTGGCTCGAGTGTACACTGCAGAAATCGTCTCTGCAGTTTCCCATCTCCATGAGAAAGGCATAATGCACAGAGATCTGAAACCCGAAAACATACTCATGGATACAGATGGCCACGTGATGCTAACAGATTTTGGTTTAGCAAAggaatttgaagaaaacacAAGATCAAACTCCATGTGCGGAACTACGGAGTATATGGCACCTGAAATTGTTCGAGGAAAAGGACATGATAAAGCAGCTGACTGGTGGAGCGTAGGGATTCTTCTGTATGAGATGCTCACAGGAAAG CCACCGTTTCTCGGGAGCAAAGGAAAGATACAGCAGAAAATTGTGAAGGACAAGATCAAGCTTCCGCAGTTTCTGTCTAATGAAGCTCATGCAATACTGAAAGGG CTGCTGCAAAAAGAGCCAGAAAGGCGACTTGGAAGTGGACTGAGCGGAGCAGAGGAGATAAAACAGCACAAATGGTTCAAGGGAATAAACTGGAAGAAGCTGGAGGCTAGAGAAGTGATGCCAAGTTTCAAGCCGGAAGTATCGGGAAGGCAATGCATAGCAAATTTTGACAAGTGTTGGACTGACATGTCTGTTTTGGATTCTCCGGCGAGCAGTCCCAGTTCGGATCCTAAGGCCAACCCTTTTACCAATTTCACTTACGTCAGGCCTCCTCCTTCATTCCTTCACCAGTCCACAACTACTTTGTAG